A region from the Streptomyces lydicus genome encodes:
- a CDS encoding uracil-DNA glycosylase family protein, whose translation MNGRTTVAGRILQFNEELAETTLELPPGFAAINPFSGPQKERVRELTTAFYNKYYDDDKPRRLVLGSSPARRGTAVTGVPFEDAKLLEDETGVDVEGYAVSRPSAGFLHDVISRYGGRGKFYSDFVMSFVCPLGLVRTNSEGKEVNCNYYENKKLLELLGSFLVDALERQLAFGIDASVCYCIGSGENFAYLSKVNEGQRFFRKIVPLEHPRFITQYNGGRKEEFAEKYLGAFRGPGD comes from the coding sequence ATGAACGGGCGAACGACTGTTGCCGGTCGGATCCTGCAGTTCAACGAGGAACTTGCGGAGACGACGCTTGAACTTCCTCCCGGATTCGCGGCCATCAATCCGTTCAGCGGCCCCCAGAAGGAGCGCGTCCGGGAATTGACGACTGCGTTCTACAACAAGTACTACGACGATGATAAGCCGCGTCGTCTGGTATTGGGGAGCTCGCCCGCCCGGCGCGGAACGGCCGTAACCGGGGTTCCATTCGAAGACGCCAAGCTCCTCGAAGACGAAACGGGAGTCGATGTCGAGGGCTATGCGGTGAGCCGGCCTTCCGCCGGGTTTCTGCACGACGTCATCAGCCGCTACGGGGGCCGCGGCAAGTTCTATTCCGACTTCGTCATGAGTTTCGTGTGTCCTCTTGGTCTGGTGAGAACGAACTCCGAGGGAAAAGAAGTCAACTGCAACTACTACGAGAACAAGAAGCTGCTGGAACTCCTGGGCTCTTTCCTCGTGGACGCCCTGGAACGTCAGCTGGCATTCGGAATTGACGCCTCTGTGTGCTACTGCATTGGCAGTGGCGAGAATTTCGCGTACCTGTCGAAGGTGAACGAGGGCCAGCGCTTCTTCCGAAAGATTGTGCCTCTGGAGCACCCGCGTTTCATCACTCAATACAACGGGGGCAGGAAGGAAGAATTCGCCGAAAAGTACCTCGGCGCCTTCCGTGGACCAGGTGATTAG
- a CDS encoding AMP-binding protein, translating to MRDAEPIDTVLDRLREIVASVLEVEKEGIESGALFYEELGMSSLEKVAITVAIEREFGALDAEEAAGLTSLDAAVSVLSERATSLRAVNLLDHLVAAHVSAGRGERISYLDPQAGAITYAALMEAARGYAGALRAADVPKGARGLLVADDSVATVVAVLGLWWHGCVPVVISPMLTDDEVRYIAKDCAAAMVHLDAAPTRQRALEKLFATTTQFAGADVLDALATAEPGPARRLQDAGPPAAWSAGREALVQYTSGSTGMPKGVRHSAGAIAAMADGIGTVLALTPEDTVLSSARLPFGYGFGNSVLCPLAAGARVALIRGTVDVHSLTAALRHHQPTVLFSVPRLYAALLNASETAALASNSVRLCVSAGENLPAPLSERIRTAFQAELLNGLGATEVLYTVVGTPPGNERPGTFGVPVPGITATVRAADGTPVNDGKEGRLHIAGPTVALGYIGRPEAAAVTFADGGAYTGDVVSRAPDGTYAHICRVDDLLNLGGYKVYPREIENVIRGADGVHDCAVVGGRDADGLEQAVAYVVASPGLDTAAVRRAAIAAIRDGLAAYKRPARLEVLAELPTTSTGKLAAIELRKAATQP from the coding sequence GTGCGCGATGCAGAACCCATCGATACAGTCCTCGACAGGCTGCGAGAGATCGTGGCGTCTGTCCTCGAAGTCGAGAAGGAGGGCATCGAGTCCGGTGCCCTGTTCTACGAGGAACTCGGGATGAGCTCCCTGGAGAAGGTTGCGATCACGGTCGCGATCGAGCGCGAGTTCGGAGCCCTGGACGCCGAGGAAGCAGCAGGCCTCACCAGCCTGGATGCCGCGGTGTCCGTGCTCAGCGAGCGTGCGACAAGCCTCCGCGCGGTCAACCTGCTCGACCACCTGGTGGCGGCTCATGTATCCGCCGGCCGGGGCGAAAGGATCAGCTACCTCGACCCCCAGGCAGGGGCGATCACCTACGCCGCCCTCATGGAGGCGGCACGGGGGTACGCGGGCGCACTCAGGGCAGCGGACGTGCCTAAGGGCGCCCGCGGCCTCCTGGTCGCCGACGACTCCGTGGCGACCGTCGTCGCCGTCCTCGGCCTGTGGTGGCACGGCTGCGTCCCCGTGGTGATCAGCCCGATGCTCACGGACGACGAAGTCCGCTACATCGCCAAAGACTGCGCCGCCGCGATGGTGCACCTCGACGCGGCCCCCACGCGGCAACGCGCCCTGGAGAAGCTGTTCGCCACCACAACCCAGTTCGCCGGCGCGGACGTCCTCGACGCTCTGGCCACGGCCGAGCCCGGCCCCGCCCGCCGCCTGCAGGACGCCGGGCCCCCAGCCGCCTGGAGTGCGGGGCGCGAGGCACTGGTGCAGTACACCTCCGGAAGCACCGGAATGCCCAAGGGAGTCCGGCACTCGGCGGGAGCGATCGCGGCCATGGCCGACGGCATCGGCACGGTACTGGCGCTGACCCCCGAGGACACCGTGCTGTCCAGCGCCCGGCTGCCTTTCGGCTACGGCTTCGGCAACTCCGTTCTGTGCCCCCTGGCGGCCGGCGCCCGCGTTGCACTCATCCGCGGCACGGTCGACGTCCACTCGCTCACCGCCGCGCTCCGGCACCACCAACCCACCGTGCTGTTCTCCGTCCCACGGCTGTACGCCGCGCTGCTGAACGCATCCGAGACAGCGGCGCTCGCCTCCAACTCCGTGCGGCTGTGCGTGTCGGCGGGCGAGAATCTGCCCGCTCCGCTCAGCGAGCGGATCCGCACCGCTTTCCAGGCCGAGCTGCTCAACGGTCTCGGTGCCACCGAGGTGCTCTACACGGTCGTCGGCACGCCGCCGGGGAACGAGCGTCCGGGCACCTTCGGGGTCCCGGTGCCCGGGATTACCGCAACCGTCCGCGCTGCGGACGGCACGCCCGTCAACGACGGGAAGGAGGGCCGACTCCACATCGCCGGCCCGACCGTCGCCCTCGGCTACATCGGCCGCCCGGAGGCCGCCGCGGTCACCTTCGCCGACGGCGGCGCCTACACCGGCGACGTGGTGAGCCGTGCGCCGGACGGCACCTACGCCCATATCTGCCGCGTCGACGACCTGCTCAACCTGGGCGGCTACAAGGTCTATCCGCGTGAGATCGAGAACGTCATCCGCGGCGCCGACGGGGTCCACGACTGCGCGGTGGTCGGCGGCCGCGATGCCGACGGCCTGGAGCAGGCCGTGGCGTACGTGGTGGCCAGCCCGGGACTCGACACGGCCGCGGTGCGGCGCGCGGCAATCGCCGCGATCCGCGACGGCCTCGCCGCCTACAAGCGGCCCGCCCGTCTGGAAGTTCTCGCCGAGCTGCCGACCACCTCCACCGGAAAGCTGGCCGCTATCGAGCTCAGGAAGGCGGCGACACAACCGTGA
- a CDS encoding beta-ketoacyl synthase N-terminal-like domain-containing protein has product MSIPSVQEVVVTGIGLALPGVATYGDLLGPLPGEGGFDPATGLRGRELRHKDRASRLALRAAESVVHDAGLTDAHATFTGVADATAVVVSTNLGNVDSVCEATDTIAREGVRGLSPLGLPQTSSNVVAGWVAIRYGLRGPNLTVCNGTTSGLDALAWARHLIVAGRAEAAVVVGVEPANEVATRLLGEQSTDAAVAIVLEPADAATSRGARPRATIAGYARARDLAAALASTGVTEEGPVGLWLTDEAEAAGAGAGHLLAATRRIDLESQLGPLSGALGVLQCAAAAAHLEGGATGNVLATAGGSRHDATAALLLTPSPATRPSTRTRTTPLTSSPP; this is encoded by the coding sequence ATGAGCATCCCGAGCGTCCAGGAGGTCGTCGTCACGGGCATCGGACTGGCGCTCCCCGGGGTCGCGACGTACGGCGACCTCCTCGGACCCTTGCCGGGTGAGGGCGGCTTCGACCCGGCAACCGGACTCCGCGGACGCGAGTTGCGTCACAAGGACCGAGCGTCCCGGCTCGCCCTGCGGGCTGCGGAGTCCGTCGTCCACGACGCGGGCCTGACCGACGCCCACGCGACGTTCACGGGCGTGGCCGATGCGACCGCCGTCGTGGTCAGCACCAATCTGGGCAACGTGGACAGCGTCTGCGAAGCCACCGACACCATCGCCAGGGAGGGCGTCAGGGGGCTGAGCCCGTTGGGCCTGCCCCAGACCTCGAGCAATGTCGTCGCCGGCTGGGTGGCCATCCGCTACGGGCTGCGCGGCCCCAACCTCACCGTCTGCAACGGCACCACGAGCGGTCTGGACGCCCTCGCCTGGGCTCGGCATCTCATCGTGGCCGGGCGCGCCGAAGCAGCCGTCGTCGTCGGCGTCGAACCGGCCAACGAAGTGGCGACGAGGCTGCTCGGCGAGCAGTCCACCGACGCAGCGGTCGCGATCGTCCTTGAACCAGCGGACGCAGCCACTTCCCGTGGCGCGCGGCCACGCGCCACGATCGCCGGGTACGCACGGGCCCGGGACCTCGCCGCGGCGCTGGCCTCCACTGGCGTGACCGAAGAGGGGCCCGTCGGACTGTGGCTCACGGACGAGGCGGAAGCCGCGGGGGCCGGGGCGGGCCACCTGCTCGCAGCCACGCGCCGGATCGACCTGGAATCCCAGCTGGGCCCGCTGTCCGGGGCGCTCGGCGTCCTGCAGTGCGCTGCCGCAGCTGCCCATCTGGAGGGCGGCGCCACCGGGAACGTTCTCGCCACGGCCGGAGGCTCTCGCCACGACGCGACGGCCGCCCTGCTGCTGACCCCGTCGCCGGCCACTCGTCCATCCACGCGAACGAGGACAACACCCTTGACATCCTCCCCGCCTTAG
- a CDS encoding beta-ketoacyl synthase N-terminal-like domain-containing protein, translated as MTWDITGMAAVANIGASPEEIFAALCAGQESRTPLRAFDPDKYRAAYAYEIDDRPAGSGDIPRRATRWLTTVVRQAVADAGLGEDLSQVPVLVGTTMREQRSLELWWRDHADVALEDLHFGTALKHAFGAATTYTFANACSATLYALGMATDMIELGMADTVVVAGTDAATESGFGTLDRVQNDIPDALRPFNTTHKGMLMGEGAAAVVVQRAGTGNGPVHARVRGVSMNCDARHATAPDPDGITRAVQDAYRRAGVRAQDIDLVMLHGSGTPRNDATESSVLSRTFHGAEPGPRMTAIKAMTGHTLGGSGLLSLLMAVLAMKEGTVPPVLGLTDPIPEAAGLVLVQDTPASGDLTIAQIDAFGFGGINAVAIVEAAR; from the coding sequence GTGACCTGGGACATCACGGGCATGGCCGCCGTCGCCAACATCGGCGCCAGCCCCGAAGAGATATTCGCCGCGCTGTGCGCGGGCCAGGAGAGCCGCACGCCTCTACGAGCGTTCGACCCCGACAAGTACCGGGCGGCCTACGCCTACGAGATCGACGACCGGCCCGCGGGCAGCGGCGACATCCCGCGCCGCGCCACCCGCTGGCTCACCACCGTGGTCCGTCAGGCAGTCGCTGACGCGGGCCTGGGCGAGGACCTGTCGCAGGTACCCGTGCTGGTCGGGACCACCATGCGCGAGCAGCGCAGCCTCGAACTGTGGTGGCGGGACCACGCGGACGTCGCCCTCGAAGACCTGCACTTCGGCACCGCCCTGAAGCATGCCTTCGGCGCGGCCACCACGTACACCTTCGCCAACGCCTGCTCAGCCACGCTGTACGCACTCGGCATGGCCACCGACATGATCGAGCTAGGCATGGCCGACACGGTCGTCGTCGCCGGCACCGACGCCGCGACCGAGAGCGGCTTCGGCACGCTCGACCGGGTGCAGAACGACATCCCCGACGCGCTCAGACCCTTCAACACCACACACAAGGGCATGCTGATGGGTGAGGGCGCAGCGGCTGTCGTCGTCCAGCGCGCCGGCACCGGGAACGGGCCCGTGCACGCCCGGGTGCGCGGGGTGTCCATGAACTGCGACGCTCGCCACGCCACCGCGCCCGACCCGGACGGCATCACCCGTGCGGTCCAGGACGCCTACCGCAGGGCCGGGGTACGGGCGCAGGACATCGACCTGGTGATGCTGCACGGCAGCGGAACCCCCCGCAACGACGCGACGGAGTCGAGCGTCCTGAGCCGCACCTTCCACGGCGCCGAACCCGGGCCGCGGATGACCGCCATCAAGGCGATGACCGGCCACACCCTGGGCGGTTCGGGACTCCTCAGCCTGCTGATGGCGGTACTCGCCATGAAGGAAGGGACGGTACCCCCGGTCCTGGGCCTCACCGACCCGATCCCCGAGGCCGCAGGACTCGTCCTGGTGCAGGACACCCCTGCAAGCGGCGACCTGACCATCGCTCAGATCGACGCGTTCGGCTTCGGAGGGATCAACGCCGTCGCGATCGTGGAGGCAGCCCGATGA
- a CDS encoding nucleoside 2-deoxyribosyltransferase, whose translation MHFDSERAGVYRFQGGELKLLRRERLSFGGIRAHEVPAERVGEFCVGLTEFSEVVDNKTTRLHATGVFQQLPQSEATALVNSLYVDTGLFFNIVRPELEQFYLEAGMSACGSNDMMEGLTRREFRNAVVCGSFQQSLGYIEDVISRLRGSGTAVLSPPSTRVKPETVGTDFILFDYQDLLKNERDTWRHKYMHLDAFRQADAVVVCNPGGRVGKGTIFELGYMSALSKRVIFTEEPQGVSVLFPCEVGLEF comes from the coding sequence GTGCACTTCGACTCGGAGCGCGCGGGCGTCTACCGCTTCCAGGGCGGTGAGTTGAAACTGCTCAGAAGGGAGCGTCTTTCGTTCGGAGGCATCCGCGCGCACGAGGTGCCGGCAGAAAGGGTGGGCGAGTTCTGCGTCGGGCTCACGGAGTTCAGCGAGGTCGTTGACAACAAGACCACGCGCCTGCACGCCACCGGTGTCTTTCAGCAGCTCCCGCAGTCGGAAGCGACCGCACTGGTCAACAGTCTCTATGTCGACACCGGCCTCTTCTTCAACATCGTCCGGCCCGAGCTGGAGCAGTTCTACCTGGAAGCGGGCATGTCCGCGTGCGGGTCGAACGACATGATGGAGGGCCTGACCCGGAGGGAATTCCGGAATGCTGTTGTCTGCGGCAGCTTCCAGCAGTCTCTGGGGTACATCGAAGATGTCATCTCCCGTCTGCGCGGGAGCGGTACTGCGGTGCTGAGCCCTCCTTCAACAAGGGTAAAGCCGGAGACCGTGGGTACCGACTTCATCCTCTTCGACTACCAGGATCTCCTGAAGAACGAACGCGACACGTGGCGGCACAAGTACATGCACCTGGACGCGTTCAGGCAGGCCGACGCTGTGGTCGTATGCAACCCCGGCGGCCGTGTTGGAAAGGGAACCATCTTCGAGCTCGGCTACATGTCCGCGCTGTCCAAGAGGGTCATCTTCACGGAGGAGCCCCAGGGCGTTTCCGTCCTGTTCCCCTGTGAGGTCGGCCTGGAATTCTGA
- a CDS encoding thioesterase domain-containing protein, with translation MTTTSVTIEDLRALIAGVLETEPEEVTDGAHFAHELDIDSLLMLEISTRVESAYGVPENAVAASGATTLTELHAFLASKLTSETPASPLIRPRPLSEPAARLFLLHHAGGSHLLYRGWAEHFPEDWELCLLEAPGRGNLQALPLIDDCDRLVDYFHTAIAPLLDRPFGFFGHSMGALIAYQLTRRLLGQGEPPPTWLGVSASAAPQGEAGADSRPHLMADDELRAWLRSGGGSPPQLLDNDDVWHKFAPVFRSDFKLVDTWTPPRNPEPLPVPLSVFAGVHDRLIGEDRLLAWRAFTTHFRGLERYYGDHFYLTKHQQPLAAAITAAMRSAAP, from the coding sequence ATGACCACGACGAGCGTGACCATCGAGGATCTCCGCGCTCTGATAGCCGGCGTACTGGAGACCGAGCCCGAGGAGGTCACCGACGGGGCGCACTTCGCCCACGAGCTCGACATCGACTCGCTGCTGATGCTGGAGATCTCGACCCGCGTGGAGAGCGCGTACGGCGTCCCGGAGAACGCCGTGGCCGCCAGCGGCGCCACCACGCTCACGGAGCTGCACGCCTTCCTCGCCTCGAAGCTCACCAGCGAGACGCCGGCTTCCCCGCTCATCCGGCCCAGGCCGCTGAGCGAACCAGCGGCGCGCCTGTTTCTGCTCCACCACGCCGGCGGCTCACACCTGCTCTACCGGGGCTGGGCGGAGCACTTCCCCGAGGACTGGGAACTCTGCCTCCTGGAAGCCCCCGGCCGCGGCAACCTGCAGGCCCTGCCGCTGATCGACGACTGCGACCGGCTCGTCGACTACTTCCACACCGCTATCGCACCACTGCTCGACCGGCCCTTCGGGTTCTTCGGCCACAGCATGGGCGCACTGATCGCCTACCAGCTCACTCGCCGACTCCTTGGCCAGGGGGAACCGCCCCCCACCTGGCTGGGAGTGTCCGCCTCCGCCGCCCCGCAAGGCGAAGCCGGCGCCGACAGCCGCCCTCACCTGATGGCCGACGACGAACTGCGCGCGTGGCTGCGGAGCGGCGGCGGCAGCCCACCGCAGCTCCTCGACAACGACGACGTCTGGCACAAGTTCGCCCCGGTGTTCCGCAGCGACTTCAAACTCGTGGACACCTGGACTCCGCCCCGCAACCCCGAGCCGCTGCCCGTCCCGCTGTCGGTATTCGCGGGCGTGCACGACAGGCTGATCGGCGAGGACCGTCTCCTTGCCTGGCGAGCATTCACGACGCACTTCCGCGGACTCGAGAGGTACTACGGCGACCACTTCTACCTGACGAAGCACCAGCAGCCTCTCGCTGCTGCCATCACGGCCGCGATGCGCTCCGCCGCTCCGTGA
- a CDS encoding RNA-guided endonuclease InsQ/TnpB family protein, giving the protein MHLRYAFRIEPTPGQRMALARTFGCVRVVYNDALAARKAAYTADKSRIATGVLAKRVITDAKKTPERAWLAEVSVDALQSSLRDLDTAYANFFASLTGKRRGRRMGLPVLKSKKDNRQAVRFSRNGFRLRENGRLNLAKIGDVRVRWSRPLPAPPSSVTVVKDASGRYFASFIVEVEPEHLVPVEDEVGIDLGLTHYAVLSNGQVIDHPRFLRRAERRLRKAQQTLSRKAKGSKNRAKARLKVARAHARVADARKDWCHQTASRLIRDNQALYLEDLAVSGLARTPLAKSVHDAAWGMFRRVLKEKAARYGRHTGTVSRWLPSSQTCSVCWVVDGKKPLHVRAWRCEGCGTEHDRDLNASRVILAAGQAERLNAPGGPVSPGVEIPHQARPVERGTHPEAQPITTGSQAGSPVL; this is encoded by the coding sequence ATGCATCTGCGGTACGCCTTCCGAATCGAGCCGACACCGGGTCAGCGCATGGCGCTGGCCCGTACGTTCGGCTGTGTCCGGGTGGTCTACAACGATGCGCTCGCCGCCCGGAAGGCCGCCTACACGGCGGACAAGTCGCGAATCGCGACGGGCGTCTTGGCGAAGCGGGTGATCACCGACGCGAAGAAGACCCCTGAGCGGGCGTGGCTCGCGGAGGTGTCGGTGGACGCCTTGCAGTCCTCCCTCCGTGACCTCGATACGGCGTACGCGAACTTCTTCGCGTCGCTCACCGGGAAACGCCGGGGCCGTCGGATGGGGCTTCCGGTGTTAAAGTCGAAGAAGGACAATCGGCAAGCCGTCCGCTTCTCCAGGAACGGGTTCCGGCTCCGCGAGAACGGCCGACTGAACCTCGCGAAGATCGGGGACGTCCGGGTCCGCTGGTCCCGTCCGCTGCCCGCTCCTCCCTCGTCGGTGACCGTGGTCAAGGACGCCTCGGGCCGGTACTTCGCCAGCTTCATCGTGGAGGTCGAGCCCGAGCACCTGGTGCCCGTCGAGGACGAGGTCGGCATCGACCTGGGCCTGACGCATTACGCCGTGCTCTCCAACGGGCAGGTGATCGACCATCCGCGCTTCCTGCGCCGTGCCGAGCGACGCCTGCGCAAGGCCCAGCAGACGCTGAGCCGGAAGGCGAAGGGGTCGAAGAACCGGGCCAAGGCCCGCCTCAAGGTCGCCCGCGCGCACGCGCGGGTGGCCGACGCGCGTAAGGACTGGTGCCACCAGACGGCTTCGAGGCTGATCCGCGACAACCAAGCGCTCTATCTCGAAGACCTGGCGGTCTCCGGACTCGCACGCACCCCCCTCGCTAAGTCCGTACACGATGCTGCGTGGGGCATGTTCCGGCGTGTGCTGAAGGAGAAGGCCGCCCGGTACGGACGGCACACCGGGACGGTCTCGCGGTGGCTTCCGTCGTCCCAGACGTGTTCGGTGTGCTGGGTCGTGGACGGGAAGAAGCCGCTGCACGTCCGCGCTTGGCGGTGCGAGGGCTGCGGTACTGAGCATGATCGTGACCTCAATGCGTCGCGTGTGATCCTCGCCGCCGGGCAGGCGGAGAGGCTAAACGCCCCTGGAGGGCCGGTCAGTCCTGGAGTGGAAATCCCGCACCAGGCACGGCCCGTTGAACGGGGAACCCACCCGGAGGCCCAGCCGATCACCACCGGCAGCCAGGCGGGAAGCCCCGTCCTCTAA
- a CDS encoding peptide deformylase, protein MEREERATFAAELTHWRSVRGLSKAALAQRLNIDPSYVSHLEAGREHGSSQLARRADTELDAGGALWRAWQRTDASPQAAEQNDPPSGTGLLVLEDEAALRYDDGRFHLSMRRLLHNNGTEPVTRYLVRIAVDRYPSEPERSNALYRRTPLTWDELQLTAHCADEPMGWTIKHDRDAFKEVWLQFQNPTSRFPLYPGQEAEISYSYCVGAEKWGPWFQRAVRLPTRRLAVELSFPRDCEPSVWGTETSMSADFAPLRTPPQRTERGEHSVFSWATLDPPLHARFRLEWRLKNAADEKANNPVSTLSASQAMANAGIVQDGDPVLTRAARLFDLPTETEEAQEVITSLMDAVGRVRQLHTFGKGMGIAAPQIGIDRSAAVVFPPDAGTEPIVLLNAHVAEASEDEDEQYEGCLSFFDVRGLVPRPLSIVVAHSSLDGSTHLSRFTHGLSRLVHHEVDHLGGVLYRERMRPGVQPIPVEEYRGTGQRWTYG, encoded by the coding sequence TTGGAGAGGGAGGAACGGGCGACGTTCGCTGCGGAACTCACGCACTGGCGCAGCGTGCGGGGCCTGTCGAAGGCCGCTCTCGCCCAGCGCCTCAATATCGACCCCTCGTACGTGAGCCACCTTGAGGCCGGCCGGGAACACGGCAGCTCCCAGCTCGCCCGCCGGGCAGACACCGAACTCGACGCCGGCGGAGCACTGTGGCGGGCATGGCAGCGCACCGACGCCTCCCCGCAGGCGGCCGAGCAGAACGACCCGCCGTCCGGCACCGGCCTGCTGGTCCTGGAGGACGAGGCGGCGCTCCGCTACGACGACGGACGCTTCCACCTCAGCATGCGCAGGCTCCTGCACAACAACGGGACCGAGCCCGTCACCCGCTACCTCGTCCGAATCGCCGTCGACCGATACCCATCCGAACCGGAACGGTCCAACGCCCTCTACCGCCGCACCCCTCTGACCTGGGACGAACTCCAGCTCACGGCGCATTGCGCGGACGAGCCGATGGGCTGGACCATCAAACACGACCGGGACGCGTTCAAGGAGGTGTGGCTCCAGTTCCAGAACCCAACGAGCCGCTTCCCTCTCTACCCCGGCCAGGAAGCCGAGATCTCCTACTCGTACTGCGTCGGCGCCGAGAAATGGGGTCCCTGGTTCCAGCGCGCGGTGCGACTGCCTACCCGGCGTCTGGCTGTGGAACTGTCTTTCCCCCGAGACTGCGAACCGTCCGTCTGGGGAACCGAGACTTCCATGAGCGCCGACTTCGCCCCACTGCGCACCCCACCACAGCGCACGGAACGAGGCGAGCACAGCGTCTTCTCCTGGGCCACCCTCGACCCGCCCCTCCACGCCCGCTTCCGCCTCGAATGGCGCCTGAAGAACGCAGCCGACGAGAAAGCGAACAACCCCGTGAGCACCCTGTCCGCGAGCCAGGCCATGGCCAACGCCGGCATCGTCCAGGACGGCGACCCCGTCCTCACCCGCGCCGCCCGTCTCTTCGACCTGCCCACCGAGACTGAAGAGGCCCAGGAAGTCATCACCTCGCTGATGGACGCAGTCGGCCGCGTCCGCCAACTTCACACGTTCGGCAAGGGCATGGGCATCGCCGCCCCCCAGATCGGGATCGACCGCTCCGCCGCCGTCGTCTTCCCACCCGATGCCGGGACAGAGCCCATCGTGCTGCTGAACGCCCACGTCGCCGAGGCCTCCGAGGACGAGGACGAGCAGTACGAAGGCTGCCTCAGCTTCTTCGACGTCCGAGGACTCGTGCCTCGCCCGCTGAGCATCGTCGTCGCTCACAGCAGCCTCGACGGCTCCACCCACCTGTCGCGGTTCACCCACGGCCTGTCCCGGCTCGTCCACCACGAGGTCGACCACCTGGGCGGCGTGCTGTACCGCGAGCGCATGCGACCGGGTGTGCAACCGATCCCTGTAGAGGAGTACCGCGGGACCGGCCAGCGCTGGACGTACGGCTGA
- a CDS encoding class I SAM-dependent methyltransferase, producing the protein MNYAISVAQGASQSSRRVGVALVSEHDELICSAFEGEVRGASWYRTLRSKIQKLGTPSAHSLYLTINTLSADCSFELDELLKDVRIDRVYVGLPDPALTSYRDDDPVTTQGLIHRFPDNLQREILAQNQGVYAASEQNIECNPHYSTHRISETVSSRLTAKGFALSRSEVNANRGRVALASLLCRRYGIEHKEADSAVGDALSEAFDAKYGTYDYAFDARAANVRWSDDFASVYRRSSTRSLATANILNVGVGAGYEAAALFSDCAQITFVDIAERGLANISGRIPSSRTIVSGAEDLSALPESSYDLYVSLRTYNSSFFDTSAAASEAHRVLKPGAVIIVSVANGFLYTQLGCVVPGLIIPGTDFVDIYRGMDTANLIVAELDRIGFKEIRMFPTSTEIYLSAVTA; encoded by the coding sequence ATGAACTACGCCATCAGCGTCGCACAAGGGGCGTCGCAATCAAGCCGGCGGGTCGGCGTTGCGCTCGTTTCTGAACACGACGAGTTGATTTGCTCCGCTTTCGAAGGAGAAGTGCGCGGTGCATCCTGGTATCGCACTCTGCGGAGCAAGATTCAAAAACTCGGAACACCCAGCGCACACAGCTTATATCTGACGATCAACACCCTGTCAGCGGACTGCTCGTTTGAGCTCGACGAGCTCTTGAAGGACGTGCGCATCGACAGGGTCTATGTCGGCCTGCCAGACCCCGCGCTGACGAGTTACCGCGACGACGATCCCGTCACTACACAAGGACTCATACACCGCTTCCCCGACAATCTGCAGCGCGAGATCCTCGCTCAGAACCAGGGCGTCTACGCAGCGAGTGAGCAAAACATCGAGTGCAATCCCCACTATTCGACACATCGCATTAGTGAGACCGTTTCCTCCAGGTTGACGGCGAAGGGGTTCGCGCTTTCCAGGAGCGAGGTCAATGCGAACAGGGGGAGGGTTGCGCTTGCTTCGCTCCTGTGCCGGAGGTATGGGATCGAGCACAAAGAGGCTGATTCTGCCGTTGGTGACGCATTGTCCGAAGCGTTTGACGCGAAGTACGGCACCTATGACTATGCGTTCGACGCTCGTGCCGCCAACGTGAGATGGTCCGACGACTTCGCGTCGGTTTACAGGAGGTCGTCCACAAGGTCTCTGGCTACTGCCAACATCCTCAACGTCGGCGTCGGGGCTGGCTACGAAGCAGCAGCTTTGTTTTCAGATTGCGCGCAGATCACCTTCGTTGACATCGCGGAGCGTGGCCTCGCAAATATAAGCGGTCGCATTCCCTCGTCGAGAACTATCGTCTCCGGTGCCGAAGACCTGTCCGCTTTACCGGAAAGCAGTTACGATCTGTATGTCTCACTGAGGACGTACAACTCATCGTTCTTCGATACGTCCGCAGCGGCGTCGGAGGCGCACAGAGTGCTGAAGCCCGGTGCGGTGATTATCGTCTCCGTGGCCAACGGATTTCTGTATACTCAGCTGGGCTGCGTTGTCCCAGGACTGATCATCCCTGGCACTGACTTCGTCGACATCTATCGCGGGATGGACACAGCCAATCTGATTGTCGCGGAGCTTGATCGTATCGGATTCAAAGAGATCCGAATGTTCCCAACGAGTACCGAGATTTACTTGTCGGCTGTCACCGCCTAG